The Juglans regia cultivar Chandler chromosome 6, Walnut 2.0, whole genome shotgun sequence genome contains the following window.
GCAGATTCCCGGTTTCACTCAGTGGGATCTGTAGTGGCGGGGCAGGATAAAatttctgctttttttttttttttatcctttttattgGATCTTTTTGTTAATTGTTTTGGAGGGATTCTTGATTGATTGTTAATGATTTAAATATTCTCTAATTTATCCATCTCTGCATCAgctgcttttttatttatttgcccaaaataaattacccaaaaaaaaaaaaaaaaaattggctttTGAGGACTTTGCTTTTAGCTTTTTCTACTTTGATCCTTTTTGGTTGGTTAGAATATTAGCAGTTGATGTTATCCTTTTAGCacgtatatacatatatatatatatatatatatatattatgtatgtgTGGCATTGTCAATAGCTTTTTCtaataagttttgtttttttttttatcgatcattatttattactttacatcctacatattatcaaaaacactcatattttataaaaaatattttcataacttatgaataaattttaagtgtaaaatataaaaataaatagtgactaatgagtataattttttatttataaacgagTACtaatttatgtgttttttttttgttttaaaaaaaaaaacatcattttagacCAATTAATTTTCCTTACAATGGATAAATTGAGAGACTTTTTTGACTCATTGGATTAtccttaaattttttcaataatatataaataataagtgacACTTAAGAGAAGTTTGGTTATAAAGAttcttttatctcaaaatataataaataatttaatttttttaaattttaaaataataataatatttcattcaacttttatatcaaCACGTCTTATTTTAATATACGAATTCACCTTATTAAAAATTAGTTCTATGTAAGTGTCCGTACTACAACAGTAATGgctatcaaatttaattacaataaaagaaaaatatatatttttcagctTTTTAATTTAGTAACTGTGTTCAAGTTCCTGGAATTTAGCTCTACCCCAAGTTTGTGGTACAGTTGTCTGTCAAGTTTCACTTTCAGATATAATACCCATTGCTTTAGAGTAAAGCAGTGAGGATTttgattaagttttttttacaaggcttttatttatttatttatttatttttgggtcttAAACTTATCAATGCATTGTCAGTAAAGCAAATAACCCAATGTTCTTTTATATTAAACATATCTCTGTTTTGGAGAATgttaataaattgtaaaatcCCATTTGCATAATATTTGGGatcaaaatcccaaaaccttGAATAATTGAGTTCAATCACATGATGATTCTTATcctaaaaaactatattaatcTAATAAAAACGGAATGTACAAATTAAGGGTTCTTTAGCCTATGGCATCTCCACCCAACAAACTAggagtaaaaggaaaaaatacacTTTATCTCCTCAAATTATTAGGAATTTGGTACTTTTCATTATATAAACCATCCCAATTACATTGTTCAACTAACAAAAAGTAGATACATTTAACACAATATCGAGTCAAATTTTAATGAAGAGTAAAAAGTGTCAATTTTTAATAGTTTGTAAAAGAAATATGCAAAATGTATTTatctcaataataataataaaaagaaagatgtATGGAGATTACTGACCCTCTAAAATCAGGGACAATTAAGACTGTGTTTGGGTAGCGAGGTAATCTTAGGTAtcctgtgaataatagtaaaaaaagtaatgaaaaaataatgataaaatgtagaatagtagtaaaaagtaagtaaaaagtaataataaaataatgaataactgACAGCAGTTTTTCTGGCTTGGCAATCTTTTTCGTATACCACTGGAAAAAGCACAGAAGGTGAACACTTTTTTTGAAGCAAAACAATTTAGAGATAGAAGATTGCAATTTTCTTGTAGAGTACATTGcctaaatagaaaatttggagAGGACGATACAAATTACATAGTAGTTTGAGGGGATTTGTTTGTGAGCCCCTGGGTTAATTTTGGTTTCTAACTTTGTGCACAAATTGATCAATAAAAGCTCAAACAGGtattttaatcaatttcaaagaaaaagttgagATTTAAGAAACTCTACCCGAAAACCAAAAAACTGCAGAGAAACCTGCAAGTCCCTCCCATGCTTGAACTTTTGGCCATATATTACAAAAAGAACCAAATCGCAAGAACAGGGAAAAGTAGAGTCGTCTTCCCTTACATTAATCCTTCAAGTTTTGGAAGTAGGGAATggttcttttcaatttcaatccaACTAGATGCAGGCATTTTCTTCACATCCCTAGCTTCCATTAATTCTCTCAGCATCCCTACCCCATCCCAATTGCTCAAGCCAGCAAACAAGTTGGATAATACCACATAGGTTGACGGATCTTTTCCGTCCAGATTTAATACATGCTCCGCTGCACGCTTCCCGATTTCCATATCACCATATACATGACAAGCACCGAGCAAAGTTTTCCAAACTAGCACACCTGGTTGAAATGGCATTCTTAAAATGAATTCCTCGGCTTCTTTGACACGTCCAGCTCGACCTAGAAGatttaccatgcatgcatagtGATCTTCTACAGGAAGGATTCCATAATCACGGGTCATGGAGGCAAATAACTCCCACCCTTCATCGATAAACCCTCCTTGGCCACATGCATAAAGCACACAAATGAAGGTTATGTAGTTTGGCTGAATATCCTTCAGCCTCATCTCATCATAAATCTTGAGGGCTTTCCTAGCTTGGCCGTTTATTGCACATGCCATGATCATTGTCGTCCATGAGACAATAGAATGATCATTCATGGATTGGAAAACTGTCCATGCGTTGTCCACACACCCACATTTTGCATACATATCTAGTAAAGCATTATCTACACAGACATCAATGTCTGTTCCAAGCTTGATTCTCAAGCCGTGAACTTTCTTCCCTTCCTCCAATGAAGCCAAATTAGCACAGGCATTCAAGGCAGTAGCAAGGGTAAACTTGTTCGGTTTTACAcccatcttcttcatctctgCAACGATCTCAAGTGCTTTGCTTGGTTCTCCACACTGTAGGCATCCTGCAGCCATCTGAGTCCACGAGCACACATCTCTCACTGGCATctcatcaaaagctttaaaCCCTTCAACCAACTTctgattttttatatacatatctGCCAAAGAGTTCCCCACACAAATCTCAACACCATAACCATATCTGACAAGCTGAGCATGAACCTGCAATCCTAATTTAAAGTCAGAAAGGGCAGCCAAGCCGGTAAGAACACTGGAAAATGTGAAACTATCAGGCTTCACACCTTCACAAATCATTCGATACCAAAATTTGGGCACGTCCGCAAAAGAGAACTGCAAAAACCCAGCCATCATGGCATTCCAAGACACAATATCCTTAGTTCGATAATTCTCAAAGACTTCCAGAGCCCCTGCCAATTCACCATGCCTTATCAAAGCTGTCAAGAAGGCATTCAGCAAGAAAATGTTTGACTCAAATCCCAAGCGAACAATGAATGAATAAAGTTGATATGCCTGCGTCAAATTCTCCACTAACGAGCATGCGTGGAGTGTGCTGACGAGGGTGAACTCGTTGGGCTTCGTTGTTCCATCACGGTGCATACGGCAAAACAGAGAAAGAGCTTCATTAGGACAGCCATGTTGAACGAGACCCGCAATGACAGCTGACCACGACACGACATTCTTTTCGGGCATTTCCTCAAACAGTAGGAGACCATTGACCAGATCACCGCATTTGACATACATATTGAGCAAGTGATTACGgaggaaaagagaaaagggaagagAACCTTTGACGAACTTAGCATGAATTCCTCTTCCGTGATATGAGTCAGATTTTTCGGCATATCTACGCAACAGagtagaataaatttcttcCTCGGCTGAGTTTTCAAAACTGTCCGATGCAAAAAACCTTCGACAACATCGAACGAAAGAAGGCAACCTTGTGGCTATAAAGAGAAGAGTTGGACGGGGCATCTATGTCTAGACTTCATGCTCCCGCACGCTGGCATAGCCTGTTATTATGTATTGTAAAACTTAGAATCAATGGGAATATAAATTGTTCACTAACTATGCCCATTCTGCATGAATAGTTGATGAATATCTGAATACTCGAAAGAACCTTTCACCTACCATTGCAAAGGCTGGCGGTAAAGTAGAACGTGAACGAATTTGGAAGCGCTGCCCATATCTTTATCTGTATCACAGTCTGCTGCATTATAATAAGGAGGACAAAGCTCATATACCATTTCAAACTGATAAAAACCGTAATATCGATCCGCGTATAGGAAGGTGGTCAATAAAATTCCAGGTTGCTAGGGAAGTTCAAGCCCTTTGTAATGATCCAAAATATTTGGTTAGACCCAACAACAATCATATAACAACCATTTTTCTGAGCTCCCGATATGCTACGAAATCACGatgcaaaacacaaaacaaaatcagtTCACAACACCTCCGCCGGAGAAAATTCACAGAAAGAACCAAATAGATTCACCGGAAAATCTTTCCGACCAAATGTGtttgattttctaaaaaagtttgagagattttttcatgtaaaaccGGAAGATAGATATGATAGGGTGAGAAGAGAAGTATAAAGTTCGGCCGAGAAACCAAAAGACAAACCGGGCGAGGCGGAGAGCAACGAGCATTGAGCAACAGAGAATGAAAGACAGGAATCAATGGTGTTTATAATGGGCCGAGCCGATCATTAACTTTCAGCCCACTATGAAAAACAACCATAAATGTTcatcatagttttttttattaaaaactttaaattatataaattttaataatttaaggtgAGAggtttttataaattctatatattttttaaaaattcatcaTGCCTCAATTTTGTATCTATATCGTGCTTCTTTATTAATGATTAAACCTAATTAATCCTAAAAAATTAAGTCCTCTATTCAAATATTGAGAAGAACTCTAAtttagtaaaacaaaaaaaagaggtACTCGTTTgtatagtgagataagatgaaatgaaatgagatgagatgattttagatgagctgaataaaatattgttagaatattattttttaatattattattgttttgagatttgaaaaagttgaattgtttattatattttatatgagaatttgagaaaattgtaataatgagatgagatgaaatgaaacactttcactatccaagaGGGGCCTTTTGAATTTGCACACAACTTCAGTTTCTCATGTGTAACACCCTTAGTCAACACAATTGCATGGTTCTTGCTTTCACAAATCTTATCAAGTATCAACTGGCCATCATCAAGAAGAGAtagaataaaatgatatataatctGAAGATGTTTGGTCTTGGAATGAAACGCTAGGTTCTTGGCAAGGAATAcggcactctgactgtcactaTAAAGAGCaccattctcatttttttttttttttgatgagtaGAGCACCCTTCTCATTCTTCTTACCCAACTTCTCCAAAAAACTTTGTAATCAAATCATAATTTGAGGCTTCAGATACAGCAACATACTAGGCTTCTGTGGTAGATAGAGAAGTAGTCTTTTGCAGTTTGAACACCAAGACACAACAATACCACCCAAAGTCTATACAAAACTTGTAGTACTCTTCTGGTTGTCAGTATCACTAGCTAAATCAGCATCAACATAACCCTGCAGTTTTAGACCAGTCGCAGTAAAGCAAAGACACATCTGAAGAACCCCTCAAGTACCTCAAAATTCGCTTTACTGCCTCCAAGTGCTGCTTCCTGGAGTGCTCATGTATCTACTCACAACTATCATTGCATGGGCAATGTCTGGTCTCCTACAGACCATAGCATACATCTGAGAGCTAATAGTTGAGGCATAGGGTACCTTACTCATAATTATGCTCCTCCTCAGTGTTCAGTGACTGATCCTTACTCTCAATATGTCCATTCTCTTGGACATTACGCCATCTAAAAACTCATTCGGAtgtattttcattcaaaatattgtaATATCGACCTCAATGCCATAATCTCATTGGAATTTGTAATTCCTTTGAGTTTAATGGAGAAAAGAAACTTCTTCACTTGATCCCCCCTTCTTCATTGCTTGATGTATTATACTTTTAGCGATGATGCCCATCGTCACATCCCTTAGATTTGTAGCACTTAGACACTGATGGAATTGTTTCTACTTGTCTAAGTCATCCATTATAGCATGTCAAATATTATGCTTGAGGACTACCCTTTTAATGTCTAGCACATGGCAACCGTGAGGAGCCATTGAAACCTAAGTTTCAATACCAAATCTTATGGTGATCAAGAAAGAGACATTAGACAATACTTGGAAAAAGTAGCTCATTTGTCTATGAAAATCTACCAAAGAGATACACAACGAGATAAATTGTTTCACCACCTTATGAAAATCCACCCGAAATGATAGAGAGCTaaccatgaaaaaaattatcctttTCTTAACAAGCCATGGCtcaacttattgagattttatatGCTTGGTGACTACACTGATATATTCATAGAGAAACCCTAatgttcaaaattcaaaaagaaaaaaaaaagtttaactaataaatttcttaaagtGCTGGGCATTTGAAGCAGTGTTCTGATGGGGCTTCAAAGTGAGGCCATTGAAATCTGTTTCATTTTGAAGCACATTCAAACAGTGGTCTTCTAGAGAGCTGCTCTGATGTGCATTTGGATTGGATTCCAACTGGGTACTCACCAGTTCTTTTTCCAAGTAATAGAGACATTCACGGAAGGCACGCAACTTCGGCTCAATGGTCTTGGACATTCTATTGTCCTTTGGCCCTCCTTTTGGTCAATCCATTGTTTGATGATGCTTCCCTTTGTTGAATTCGATTTATTGCCTATCTTAATAATTATTGTTGATCAGCTCTTGGGTTTGATAGTcaacaaagaaaattgttatGGATTTAGGTTAATTCTGCTCATGCCTTTTTGACTCATTGGATGTTTTGTGTCAAGCTGCTAGGTTAATGTTTTTTGGCCActtttttcttattcaatttttgttatgatttttttgccATTCCATTTGAttcgattttctttttataatttccttTGCTGAAACCATACTTTACCTCTTTGTCACAGATTAAACTTAGAGGATTCCTGTCACATACCCAGCAACTACGTCTCGCATACTGGAGAATCACTTCTACAAAATCCCAATCCATGTCGTCTCTAGGATTACCATCCCCACGTTCAAAAGAGGAAACATATGAGAATCAGCCACCTGCCGAGGCTTCCAGTGTTGGAAGGAGCTGGGTTCAGAGCATGTTCAGCAGAGACACAGCATCCAGAACAAACTCTTTTAGTCGCGTTCGTAGATGGGCTTCTGATGCTGGCAATGCAGGTACTCTTTTGTCAtcgttgcatgcatgcatcattagtTTTTCTGTTAAGGTAATCTTACTACAACCACATGGTTTATTGTCTTCCAATCTTAGACACAAATGAGAATGGGACTCCTCGCAAACAAGATCTATTGGCTGGAGGGCATAAGAAAATTCAAACCAATGTTTGCATACTTAGGGGTCATAGCGGTGCTGTTACTGCTCTACATTGCGTGTCAAGAAGAGAGGTGTGGGATCTGGTGGGTGACCGTGAAGATGCAGGTTTCTTTATCAGTGGAAGTACAGACTGCTCTGTAAGTTTGAATTTTTGGCTTTTATCTTCTAACTTGCTTGAGAggcttttttataaaatgtcatGCAGGTCTTAAAGATGTTATAGGTATTCATTTTCTACAATCATGCAGGTTAAGATCTGGGATCCTCATCTTCGCGGTTCTGAACTTCGGGCAACTTTGAAAGGACATACAAGGTTTTCTTTCCCCCCTCTGATTGAAGCCAATCTTTCCTACTCCCCTTGCCTCCCTATTGCTGTTTGACTCACCATGGATTAACTCTTCTTTTTTGGCTCATTTGTAGAATCGTCCGTGCAATAAGTTCGGATCAAGGTAAGGTCGTATCAGGATCTGATGACCTGTCTATTTTAGTATGGGACAAACAAACAACTCAGCTTTTGGAAGAGCTAAAAGGCCACGATGGACATGTTTTGTGTACTCAATGCATCTTTCTttgattgcaaaaaaaaaagaaaaaaaaaagaaaggagtaTGGAATAAAAAGGGTGTATGCATAAAGCATTTGTGGCAGAGCGGCCAATGCATTAACATTAGGttcaatgagattttaaaaccaaataatTGGTAAAAAAAGGTCTCATGCCATGCCCCTTAGCTCTCAAAAGCTAATAGAAAATACATGTATTTTGGTTTTTACTAAAACAAAAGGTTTAGTCCCAAAtccaaaaatttgatttttttgtgaaacCTTAAAGTTTAATGTAATACCTCGGATTAAATATGAGGagtggtgaatgagatctcacattatttaatataaagaaGTTCTTGCCCATCATAAACCCTCTGCCACCCTTCACCCACCCTAGACTGGTGAGTGACACCTCACCACCGGCACAGACAAGGCCGACAGGCCCCGGTGACTTCGCTGAGGGTCGTCTGGCATAGGTCCTAGCTACAGCGACCTGGATTTTCGCAAGATTCTCTCTGTCTTTCTTGGAGGTGACATTGACCTTCGAAGCTGTGCCTCCGCCACTGCCACAGACAAGACCGACATGCTCTGACGACTCCTTTGAGGGCCCTCAGATGTCGGTTCCCTTCTGACGATagggatttttattttcattttcatcgGCGCAGACCTGGTGTTTATGATCTGCTTTTTATTTTCGTATAATCCTTGAGATGATGAAGCGAGATTATCCTGGGAGATGATCTTGTGACTTGGGATCAGACGATGACAACGCACGACGTGGATTTGTCTCAGATGGAAGGTGAGAGGTGGTTGAAGATAgaataaaaaactttcttttttacgaaagagggaggaaatagCTTTCGCATCTCTGAACATAGTAAAATGATGGCTAAGTTCATGTGTTTAGGTGGGACGGCAGCTTCATGGGAAGCTAAGGGGATAGAGGATTGTTTAGAACTCAACTGCCATGAAAGATTCTTCATGGAGCTAAGGATGGGTAATGGAGATCTCATCATTCAACATCATATTAATGCAAGGGGTAGCTTTTATTAACTCTCATAATTCTGGAATGAAAGGAGGAATGTTTGTTGGTGATTCCTAAAGGCGCAAATGGCATTGGATGGAAAGGATTTCTGCAGTCCATTCGAAGCGTTACTAGGTCCAAAGCCGCTATTCTGAAGCATGTAAACAGAGAGGAGTTTGTTGATAAAAAGACAATGGGAAGGCTTTCCTCGGTCAAAGGTGCTTTGTACGCTTTGGTGTTGAGGTCACTGGTGGGTAGTCCAGCCGAGAATAGCTCCACGGTTGAAGGAAAGGGTATGacacttgtaggagacaaagGCTATCAGGTGACAttgggagaagtggaggggTCTTGTGGGCTGTCAAAGCTCAATTGACGGGAGTTATGGAGTATGCGAGTCATCTCATGATTAAAATGGATAAGGGGCTGGACCTAGTTGTGGGTTTAGGTGGTGGGTCGAAAACCGACAAAGAGGGGCGGGGATAGATACTACGTGTTTGATCGAGTGCACTGGCAAATAGCGTTTCAACGCCGTCATAGATAGGGTTGTTGGATGCCGACATCACTGTTCACGCCGGTGTCACTCAGGATATTGGTAGCTTGTCGTCTGACTGCCCTCAGTCACCAGTTGCTAATGGGGTTGGTACTTTTTTTCAGGGTTCACTTTCAGTTGAAGATGAGGGTCCTTCTAGGGTCTTGAGTACTTTGGAAGAAATTGACCAACCTCTTTTAgaagatgaaagagaaaagttTGGGGCTGGATGGgtgtgaaaaaatattttccctcTGGCTAATAACAAACAGACATGTAGGCAATCTATTCATCATTGAAATGCACCTGCATGTATGAGAAAAGATGCCCATAGCACAATCcgatattctctctctctctctctctctctctctctctctctctctcccatcttCACTCTCCCTCCTTGGTGGGACTCTCCGTACTTGCACATGCTCCCGATAGTTCACCCAGTCCGGTACCAGCATTTGGCGCCAACTCTCTGCCACCACTGGCCCCACAACCAAATGTTTGAGCTCCGATGAACCCGTTGTTGACTTTATCTCCCCCAGCGCCCTTTCCATCAAATCTCTCTCCAGACTCCTTCCCGACTCCAAAATCACAGGCTCCGACGCCGAAGCCTCCAGTTGCTGACAACATCAATCTGGAAAAGAGATCCGACaacgaaaaagaagaaaagagctCGTCCGACAAGATGAGTAGGGGCAAGAAAGCGAGGATCATGGCGGCAGGGCTAGTAGTAGTGGCCGGGTTTTTGTACAAGAAGCGCCTGGACAACATTCAGAGAGGTCAGTACAGGTATGCGGTGAGGAGAGAGATACTGTGAAGAGGCACCTTGGGGTTCAACTTCTTATCAACCGATACTAAATTTCATGAGCAGGGAGAGAGGTTTCaggattttatttatataatttactaaATAGGTTTATTGAATACTGTTGGgtacattatttttgttttgatttttttgtttggggttttttttttttgggctttcGTTGGCCGTGGAGGAGTGTAGatgggagggagagaaaggagagggctcggagggagagggagagggagagtgaagatggaagggagagggagagagtgtcGGATTGTGCTATGGGTGTTTTTCTCATACATGCGGGTGCATTTCAGTGATGAATAGATTGCCTACGTGTCTGTTTGTTATTGGCCGGTCGGAAAATGTTTTTCACACCCATACAGCCCCAAGTTTTTCTCAAGATGAAAATGGAGTAACAGAAGGTAGTGCTTCCCCTACCTGTTCTATGCTTCTTGAGGGAGCAATAGGGTCTGACAAAGTGGCACAAAAAGGATCGTCAGGGGTTGGAGCGCATGCAAGCAATGTCCTCGTA
Protein-coding sequences here:
- the LOC109000222 gene encoding putative pentatricopeptide repeat-containing protein At3g15130 isoform X2; translation: MPRPTLLFIATRLPSFVRCCRRFFASDSFENSAEEEIYSTLLRRYAEKSDSYHGRGIHAKFVKAVIAGLVQHGCPNEALSLFCRMHRDGTTKPNEFTLVSTLHACSLVENLTQAYQLYSFIVRLGFESNIFLLNAFLTALIRHGELAGALEVFENYRTKDIVSWNAMMAGFLQFSFADVPKFWYRMICEGVKPDSFTFSSVLTGLAALSDFKLGLQVHAQLVRYGYGVEICVGNSLADMYIKNQKLVEGFKAFDEMPVRDVCSWTQMAAGCLQCGEPSKALEIVAEMKKMGVKPNKFTLATALNACANLASLEEGKKVHGLRIKLGTDIDVCVDNALLDMYAKCGCVDNAWTVFQSMNDHSIVSWTTMIMACAINGQARKALKIYDEMRLKDIQPNYITFICVLYACGQGGFIDEGWELFASMTRDYGILPVEDHYACMVNLLGRAGRVKEAEEFILRMPFQPGVLVWKTLLGACHVYGDMEIGKRAAEHVLNLDGKDPSTYVVLSNLFAGLSNWDGVGMLRELMEARDVKKMPASSWIEIEKNHSLLPKLEGLM
- the LOC109000222 gene encoding putative pentatricopeptide repeat-containing protein At3g15130 isoform X1, with protein sequence MPRPTLLFIATRLPSFVRCCRRFFASDSFENSAEEEIYSTLLRRYAEKSDSYHGRGIHAKFVKGSLPFSLFLRNHLLNMYVKCGDLVNGLLLFEEMPEKNVVSWSAVIAGLVQHGCPNEALSLFCRMHRDGTTKPNEFTLVSTLHACSLVENLTQAYQLYSFIVRLGFESNIFLLNAFLTALIRHGELAGALEVFENYRTKDIVSWNAMMAGFLQFSFADVPKFWYRMICEGVKPDSFTFSSVLTGLAALSDFKLGLQVHAQLVRYGYGVEICVGNSLADMYIKNQKLVEGFKAFDEMPVRDVCSWTQMAAGCLQCGEPSKALEIVAEMKKMGVKPNKFTLATALNACANLASLEEGKKVHGLRIKLGTDIDVCVDNALLDMYAKCGCVDNAWTVFQSMNDHSIVSWTTMIMACAINGQARKALKIYDEMRLKDIQPNYITFICVLYACGQGGFIDEGWELFASMTRDYGILPVEDHYACMVNLLGRAGRVKEAEEFILRMPFQPGVLVWKTLLGACHVYGDMEIGKRAAEHVLNLDGKDPSTYVVLSNLFAGLSNWDGVGMLRELMEARDVKKMPASSWIEIEKNHSLLPKLEGLM